A stretch of DNA from Cryptomeria japonica chromosome 4, Sugi_1.0, whole genome shotgun sequence:
TGAGAATCTGAGAACAAATACCAGtagttgcagactgaaactttattgtaaattcatttactggaaataaagtgttcaattgttggtggtggattttttcccgaaagggttttcccatgtaattcttggtgttctgtctttgtgttgattctatttgtttGTCTATATGATTATTAATGTcctgtaaaagttttaaactgcattcttcCCTGTTAATTGGCATTAGGAAGGCATTttcgcactgtgctttccttacaagtggtatcagagcttggcccgttttgttatccttgttgggtagggttagttTTTTGTGTCAGTTCTGTTTCAatgggagtcttgcagagtgtctacttgtttgttttacagGTTAAGATGGCAAGCACCTAAGGGCACATAGACATGGAGAATTTTAATGGTTCCAATTtcgaactatggaaactcaagatggaagacttgttggtcgaccGAGACCTTTGGATTGCTATGTCTAGGCAGAAACCTACAtgcatgaagcaagaggattggaATTAGCTGActggaaggcaaggggtctaatcaggctatgtcttgctGATTCTATTCTGTTAAACGTCCACGAGGAGAAAACTACACATCTTCTTTGGAATAAGTTGTGatatatttatcaaggcaaatccttggaataaacttttcttgaggaagaagttgtactctctaaagatggatgcatgaacaccattggcagaccacttgaatgcattcaacatggttcttgcacagttaacttatgttggtgtgaccattcaggaagaagaacgttgcatgttgttgttgtgttcattgcctaactcttgggatcacttagtgatggctatcggtagtactatgacccagttcaagatggatattgtggttaatactcttttgtcagaagaaatgagaaagaagtcttctgagacgataaaagatgcactctctattcgaggcagaacgaaggacaaagacaagaagaaaggaaagaagtccaagtccaagtctcaagagagatcaaaatctccaggcaagaagtcaaaggtgaagtgctggaattgtgggaaaaaagggcatatccaaaaggattgaaaggaggagaagaagaagaagaagaagtattctgacactgaatcttcttagagtgatgcagatgcatttgtagcagccttggcagtgcctacctcagatgacacctggttagtagattcaggcacatcttttcacatgacctcccacaaggagtggttctcgaagtatgaacagtatgctggtggaaaggtatacttggctagtgattctactTTGGAGATTGTAGTGAGaggcagaattaaaattcaatttcgagatggtagagtgaaggggatcaatggagttcttcatataccaggtctagcaagaaaccttctctctataagtaaacttaatgatgttggagtacaagttacatttgtatctggtggttgcaagatgactaggggttccattgtattggcaaagggtgatcgcattTGTACAttgtataagttaaatgttgaacctatatgttgtaatgtaacctttgaaaagtctgttaagacaactgtaatgataCATAATgttaattcattggaagctaaacttcctgttgAGAAAACAAttctctggcataataggttaggccacataggtgaaaaatgtTTAAAagatttgaagaataagaatctggttgaaggtctagatgattgtagttttgagttcgaaTTCTAcaaacactgcatatatggaaaacattaccgtgttcagttttattccagttctcataaatattctgacattctggattatgttcactctaatgtgtttggtctagtagaggttccttctctatctaagtctaagtattatgtatcttttgtagatgattattcaagaagggcatttgtgtacttttaaaaaagtaaatcaaaagtgtttagtcagtttaaggagtttaagaaccttgttgaaaatcagactgggagaaggattaaatgtttaagaacagacaacggtggtgaatattgtagtgcagattttgacaagtactgtgttgatcatggaattaagagacataagaccgtaccttacactccacaaaaaaatggagttgttgaaaggttgaatcagtctctaaTAGATAAAGCAAGAATCATGTTGAGCGGAGCTAGGCTGGAACAAAAATTCTGGGCTGCagcagttgctacaacatgttacctacTGAATCGCTCTCCTACTtcaacattggttgacaaaacacctatggaagcatggtctggtaagaaagcttctttaaggcaccttcgtgtttttggtgcagaggcatatgctcatgtgcctgatgttaatagatctaagttggataacaaagctgtgaaatgtatcttcattggctatggagttggtgtgaaaggatacaaactttggaatccaatgactggtaaggttatgtacaatagaagtgtgatttttcatgagctgaaacctatATCACTAGgtcacaacataggaaagaaaggagaagttgaggttgaaattcctccagctaaggaagaatctccagagatacctgaagatgaggagagttcaagcagttctgaagaagaacatgatgatgagcctcctgttgaacctcaagaagcctcaacactagagttgagaagatctactcgagagaggtggcaacctaataggtatacacctaataagtacagtcactctatgttgaatgttaattgtgcttatgctttacttgccaatactaatgagcctaggactgtcaaagaagctaTTAAAATGCCTGATttagattcctggttggaagccatgaatgatgaaatgtcatcattggataaaaatggaacttgggatttggtgtcattgcctaaaggtagaaatcctgtaggctgcaagtgggtattcaaaaagaagtatggtctagatggcagcattgacaagtacaaagcaagattggttgcaaaggggtattctcaaaaggaagctattgactatggagagatcttttctcttgtggctaagctgacatctattagatttctcttgtcacttgcaacaacaaatgattgggagattgagcagatggatatGAAGACAAAGTTTCTtcatggtaatcttgaagaagaaatttatatgtctcaacttGAGCACTTTGTGAAAAAAGGTAAAGAACGtttggtatgcaaactcaagaagtctatgtatggtttgaaacagtctcctagaatgtggtatcaaaagtatgatacatttgttttgtccttgggatttgtgagatcaaaagatgATCATtatgtttactacaaaactgaaggtgataggattcttatcatagctttgtatgtagacgacatgttgttcataggaaatacaaaaggtatgatctcagatttaaaatcttagTTATCTATGAAATtggaaatgaaggacttaggagcagcaaattacattatgggaatggagatcaaaaggaatagatctaagaggaaactttggctcagctagagaaagtatataaccaatgttcttgataggtttcatatgtctgactgtaaatcataggttgttcccatcttgcagggaactaagttgtctgtgcTTGATAGaccaaaatctccaaaagagatagaagacatgaaaagtgtaccttatgtAAGTGCTATTGGCaacttgatgtatgctatggtctatacaagaccagacatttcccaaccagtgggagtacttagcaggtttatgtcgagTCCAGGAAGGCCGCATTGGGATTctgtaaagagggtgtttagatatttgaagggaacttcagattttgctttgtgctatcatggtcattctgatgattcaaagaaaattctaagtgtatgtggttttgtggattctgattgggcagaAGACGTAGACAACAAAGGATCCACcaatggatatgtttttgtcatgaatagtggagcaattagttggatgagcaagcggcaacctatagtcgctttgtccactacagaggcagagtACATGGCAGCTACACATGTGTGCAAAGAAGTTGTTTGGATCAAACAATTGAGTTCAGATGTTGGTTTTGGTACAGGGAAAAttgaaatttggagtgacagtcagagtgctatATGTCTAgcgaagaatcctactttccatgccaaaacgaagcatgttgatgttcattttcactttgttcatgacatggtggaagatggaaaagtttatcttaacaaggtagacactctggaaaatgttgcagacACTTGACGAAACctgtgagcactcacaagttcaggtggtgttctaattctatgggtcttgatacccgtGTTTCTCAGTAACGTCTGGAATGGTAATCGGTctagtgaattcctcgtcaagtgggagtttgttggaaatgtgcctcaaattaacttgacttgtgttcagactgaTCAGAGTAACCTATCCTGGTGGAACAGTTGTCGGTGTGACACTTTTCGATGGGTTGATGGAACCTTCTTCCTATGATCAGTTAACTGGTGAGCAAGTTGAGTAGATCTGACGGTCGAGCAAAAAGATCCAACAGTGGTCGCTGATTCGTGATTGGAAGATGCACAACCTAAATCCATCGCGGATCAGCGACAAGGTTGTGGTGGGTCCGGTGAAGGTGAGGCAGCGATCCATTGGCGGATGAAGTGGTAGTAACGTGGCAGGTTAGGTGGTGTCCATCCAGATGCGTAGACAAATCAGGAAGTGACACGTGACATAAGTGAGCagcccaggtgagataagggtcatgcaaatcAAGAAGATCCAACGGTAGATTTgaggaagatcaatggtggagtaaAATTCCAAGACTATCAGCAGTTGTCGCTATACCGAGGTTGTGAGGTGCCTGAAATGTTATCCCTcgcgacatggcgaccaagtggtgggactcgACAGGAGAGCGGCTAAGGTGAATTAAAGGCCGAGCATATCGCAAATGATCGGATGGCGATCGCAGAAGATCagatggtggtcgctaggtcgcgatgggaaactgctcgttagaatatccatcacgacccagcgacaaagaagagcttcattccgagcggttagtgaggtcgtgctaaggtggcagggtaggGACTCCATagccaatcaaggggtgccacGTGGCAGAGCCGCATTAGTGGAGTCGCTGGTTCATTGAGAGATCAGAGCAATGTTTTTGTGGTCTTTCTGATGGTtgatggagtagagactgactatgGGTGTGCGCACAAATCgaagtccaaaagataaacacttagacactgaagatggtcttgttgatgtatatgaatatgaaccgaaccgacttcctggtgcatgtgggatattgtgtttctcatgaatgtagactgacgcagatggttagacttcaaaccgttggtgtagttgctcagatgaactgtcaacaatctgatatatgaagccattggataactatggtgagtGTAACTGATTATCATATGCCGATTGTAGTGTCTAGTTCGTGAGAATCCGAGAACGAATACCAGTAGTTGCaaactgaaactttattgtaaattcatttactggaaataaagtgttcaactgttggtggtgggctttttcccgaaagggttttcccacataattcTTGGTTTTctgtctctgtgttgattctatttgtttGTCTATATGATTCTTAACGTcttgtaaaagttttaaactgcattcttccctgttaattgacattaggaaggcatttccgcactgtgctttccttacagggACCCACTGTCTCCTTTTctgttcattattatggcagaggtGCTGGGGCATATGATTTCCAAATATTGTAGAGTTGGCCGTTGGAAGGGTATAAGGATTGCTGCAGGGGTGGATCCTTTGACTCACCTGCAATTCGTTGATGATGCTTTTCTGGCTAGAGAGGCTTCGGCAAGGGAAGCTCAAGTAGTAAAACATGTGATAGATATGAACAAGTGTCAGGTCAAAAAGTGAACTGACTCAAATCTGAGATATTTTTCTTCAATATTCCACCTCTTAAACATAGGGAAATCAACAACATACTTGGCATGAAGTTAGGAACTTTACCAAGCAAATTTTTAGGTGTTCCCCTATTTGGAGGAGCCAATAAGTTAGCAATATGGAAAAATTTGGTAGAAAGTTGCTTCAACAGACTGGAGGGCTGGAAAAATAAATGGCTGACTTTGGCAGGCAAAATTCTGATGTTAAAAACAGTTGTCTCTGCCATCCCCATATTTTCAATGACATGCCTAAAAATTCCTAGTAAAATCATTAATGTGATTAAACAAAAAATGAGGAAATTTTTCTggaatggagataatgagcaagaTAAAATCCCTATGTTGGCCTGGGAAAAAGTTTGCAGTTCGAAAGTGAAGGGTGGTGCTGGGCTTAGGAATTGGCAAATCATGAATGAGGCTTTGGGAGCTAAAATCTCTTGGAGCATTTATGCTAACCCAAATCAACTATGGGTTAAGGTTATGAGGGCCAAGTATTTGGACtcaatggagaatcacaaaatctTCACAATCAAAAACCCCCCAGGGGATCTTCTATTTGGAACTTCATAGTGAGTAGCAGGAAAGTTCTTACAGAACATCTTACATGGCACattggtaatggaaagtcagcTAAATTTTGGGCTGACTCTTGGGCGGCTTACCCGGTTATAAAACACATGGCTAATTTTTCAAATATAAAATCACATCTATGCAGTATCTGGGGTGACAAGGTCAGTGACTATTTGGTGATTAAAAAAAGTCACCTGGGTGAAGTATGGTGCTAGAAAGACCTCTCAGGCATAGGTCTATCAGAACAACAACAAGTGCTTTTAAAACAAGTTTCAGATCAGAGAAAGGTTTACCTCACAAAAGGTCAGGGCAAAGTAATTTGGTGTGGTTCCAAAGATGGGAACTACTCGATTAAATTAGGCTATAGGCTTTTGGAAGGCATGGTGGAAGACAACATAACAACTAATGATTTAATTTGGCATAAACACTGTTTACCCAAAGTAGGGGCTTTTGCATGGTTGGCTCTAAAAGGGAGAATACTTATGGGCGAGAGGAGGAAAAGGCTTGGTTTGGTAGGATCAACCAAGTTCTCAATGTGTGGGGAAGCTGAAGACGATCTTGACCACCTTTTGTTACAATGCAAGATAGTGCAAAAATGCTGGTATATGGTGAAAGGCAAATTGCAGTGGCAAGGCCCATTGCCAAATTCTCTCAAAGATATGTTTGATAGTTGGCCAAGACTAAAcaagaaatcaaaattttcaagtaTATGGAACATATGCCCATCTCTTGTGATATGGgaaatctggaaggaaagaaatcgTAGGATCTTCCAAGATAAGGCTGAGGATGTCAGGAGGTTGTTTATTAGACTTGATCAAGCAATTGAGGAAACTTTGGGGGCTGGAACTTTTCAGATGAACTCTACAAGAAACCCATTTACTATAGAGGACATGAAAATACAAAAAGCATGGCCTAATGTCAAAATAAGGCATGGGGCATGGCCTTCTAGGATGATGAGTAAGAAGTGTAACTCACCCACAGAATGGGTTCCACCCCAGAGGGGGTTGATCAAagccaattttgatggggcttctcaACGTGGAGGGGGTCTTTTAGGTGTGGGAGTGGTGTTTCGGGATCACAGTGACATCGTTGTAAAATTGGGAGCTCAACGTATTAAGCAGGGCACCAACAATGAAGCGAAAGCTTATTTAGCTTAGCTGACAACTCGATGTGCTCGAAATATGGGGATTAAAAAACTACATCTGGAAGGGGATTCACTGATCATAATCCAAGCCATAAAAAATGGTGAAATTAAAGCATGGCATCT
This window harbors:
- the LOC131875143 gene encoding uncharacterized protein LOC131875143, giving the protein MGERRKRLGLVGSTKFSMCGEAEDDLDHLLLQCKIVQKCWYMVKGKLQWQGPLPNSLKDMFDSWPRLNKKSKFSSIWNICPSLVIWEIWKERNRRIFQDKAEDVRRLFIRLDQAIEETLGAGTFQMNSTRNPFTIEDMKIQKAWPNVKIRHGAWPSRMMSKKCNSPTEWVPPQRGLIKANFDGASQRGGGLLGVGVVFRDHSDIVVKLGAQRIKQGTNNEAKAYLA